Part of the Ziziphus jujuba cultivar Dongzao chromosome 8, ASM3175591v1 genome is shown below.
ggTTGTCCATTAAACCAATGCAATTAAGTATTTGTGACTATGAacttccttctttcttttaatagaaaaataatagattaaTGGGAGAGATCTTTCAATAGCCATTATGTTATCGACAAAATTGTTCCACTTACAAACTTAGATTTCTTCAGATCTGCTCTCTAACAATATGAAATGATCATAAATCATACAATTATTTAGAAGTTAAGACAAATtaacaaacaacatttttgtCAAGCTACCTATATCATTGGTACACGGCTAGTGCTGATCTgttacattttttcttttttattattgtttcttttggAGGCAAACTGATGGAATATGACATCAAAGTGATGTCATAGTATACAAGGTGTGGAGTGAGGTTTTCAATTTAGAAGAGTGATGAAACTGACATCCACCCACCAGCCTGAAAGgctgaaaaaccaaaaaattcaacaaaattggCCCACAATCATGAATCAATGTCCAGACAAAGAATATGGTGAGAGATATTGGACCACTGCACCTGCAAGCTTTCTAGCACATAAAAGCCATATCCATACTTAATAAGATATAGTTTATGCCAACACAATATCATATTATATCATGTGACTTTTTGGCAAATTGTACATGACCACTAAAAATATTGTAATTAGTAGCtgtaaatatttgcattcacatTGCTACCACTTGCATGTACCAATTCTTTTCAATgtgtttttaccaaaaaaaaattctttttaatgTGTTTTTTAAGTTTGTCATTCAATTCATGCCAGGTTGTGTCATTACGGGTTATAAGTTCGAATTCTCTTTAACtttcttattaataataataataatgaagctTCACGCGGCCAATATTGGGTCAGTCATTCGATTTGGTTGTTTTAGGTTGGATAACTAAATGAATGCCATAAAAATAGGTGACACAGTTTTTCAAGTTACCTCAATAGGTGAAGGATAAGCATTTGCctatgaaataaaaaatgacttcTTATATTTTCAGTGCCTGTTCCATCTAGAGCTATAGTTTCCTTTGCTTTAAGTCTTATTGACCTGCTTTCTCAATACATTATGGCATATACCTAACTATTGAATGGACTCCCATGTGAGGTTTTGTTTATCTTAGATATACTTTAAGATTGAAACTAACCTTCTTTGACAaccattaatttattgttacCCAATTTGTCCTTTTATTGCTTCAAATAGGGATACAGCGgaataataatagaagaaaaTGCTGTTTTCATTTGACTTTCTATGGAACGGTTGTGGTGAATTTGTCATCCAGCGCCAAAAGCTACAACAGAGAGACAGTAGTCTGAAAGCAATGACGCACTATCAGTGACAAGAGTAGCAAATCTCCATACCAAGTAAAATCTCAGTACAAAGAACACTGAAAAAATCCCACCTGGTTTTTCAACTTCTGCTATCTGCCTTTTTCAGAGGACTCCTGCTTTGATTCCAAGTTATTTCATTTCCAGAAACAAATTTGCAAGTAAATTTTATCCcacaataaaattttcatggtTTAAGACCATTTGATAGCTGTTCCATTCAGAAGTTTTGTGCAAAATGGCTTTGAAGTTTTTGTCATGTTTGGTACAAAATCATAGATGGTTTTGCCAGCAAAAAcacattataataataataataaattaaaaaaaagaaaaagaaaatagagttTTTGTTCAAGGGTAAGAAAGCAAGATTGTGTCTCTTGTTGtcgaccaaaaaagaaaaaaaaggcaaaatggACACCTTTTTCCACAAAAACTACTCTGGACGGTCCAAAATatcttcaataaattgattaataaacAGTAAAAACCCATTAATTTTAGCAGCCACATTTAgtctcactctttttttttttttttcttttgtctctcAATCTTCACTTTCTGACGTCAAAGCGTTAAACGACCCCTTTTTCtcctgaaaaaaaagaaaaaaaggtaacaaaaagaaaaactaaatattttcttcCTCACTGTCCCACTGCCATGAGCACCAAATCTTGAAGCTCTTCTACAACCAAAAAGAGCGTCTTCCATGGAGACCAGAATCCTTTGCTTTctgtctcttcttcttcttccttccctcGTTCCCTTCTCTGTTTCTTTTACTCCCTTAGACAACTATCTTATCAATTGTGGCTCACCCACTGACCAAAAGTTCGATAACCGGCTCTTTCTTGGCGATTCCTCTAAAAACAGTTCGGTTTCTTTCTCTAAGGAAGGATCCATTTCGCTCAGTAACCAAAACCCACCTCCAAATTCACCTAGTATTTACCACACAGCTAGAGTCTTCAGAAAAGACTCGAGCTACAATTTCAACATCAAGAAAAATGGGACTCACATGGTACGTTTCCATTTCTCACCGTTTACTGCTCAAGATTTTGCTTTAACATCTGCGAATTTTAGCGTTTATGTTAAtggatttatggtattgaatGATTTCAATGTTAGAGATAATATTGTTAAAGAGTACATACTGAAAATAGACAAAGATAAGCTTGAAATTATATTTGAGCCAGCGGGTGGTAAATCGGGTTTGGCTTTTGTTAACGCCATTGAAGTTTTCTCGGCTCCACGGGACTTTATTGTTGATTATGGAGCTAAGTTGATCAACGCAAATGGAGCTGAAGAGTACGATAACATTTCATCACAGATTTTAGAGACTATTCATAGGATTAATGTTGGAGGTCCAAAGTTGACCCCTTTCAATGATACTTTGTGGAGGACTTGGATTCCTGATGAGGATTATCTTGTTTTGAAATCTGCTGCAAAGCGTGCATCAACCACTCATGTGCCTAATTATCAGAATGGAGGTGCAAGCCGAGAGATTGCTCCTGATAATGTCTATATGACCCTTCAGCAGATGAATAGGGACTCTACTTTGGCCACAAAGTTCAACATTACATGGAAGTTTCCAGTGGGTTCAGGCACTGTTCGGCACTTTGTTCGGCTGCATTTTTGTGATTTTGTTAGTACTGCACTTGGTTCACTGTACTTTAATGTTTACATCAATGGTTACTCTGCCTATAGGGATCTTGATCTTTCATCCATTACATTTCATGTTCCTGCATCTccagcatattttgattttgttgtgGACTCCGACAATTCAGGATTTGTGCAAATTAGTGTTGGTCCTTCTGAGCTGAGTAGTCCTGCTAGGATTAATGCTATTTTGAACGGAGCAGAGATCATGAAGTTGGTGAATGAGCAAACAAAATCTGCGCAAAAAGAGAAAACTATTTGGGTTTTGGTGGGTTCAGTTGCTGGAGGCATTATTGTTCTATGTTTGTCAACACTTGCAATTTTACTTGCTCTGAGATGCAGGAAGAAGAAACCGAAACCAAGACCCGCAGAAAGTGTCGGTTGGACACCCTTACGTGTATATGGAGGCAGTTCACACAGTAGAATGTCTGAAGCTACAGCTTATACATCTCCAGGCCCAAATGGATATCTTGGTTTGAAAGTCCCTTTTGCTGATATACTGTTGGCAACAAACAATTTTGATAGGAGTCTGATTGTAGGTTCTGGTGGATTTGGAATGGTTTTTAAGGGGGTTCTTAAGGACAACACAAAAGTTGCTGTGAAGAGAGGTATGCCGGGATCTAGACAGGGCCTTCCTGAATTCCAGACTGAAATAACAGTTCTTTCAAAAATTCGCCATCGCCATCTTGTTTCACTTGTTGGATATTGTGAAGAACAGTCAGAGATGATTTTAGTTTATGAGTACATGGAAAAGGGACCATTGAAAAGCCATTTGTATGGCTCAAAATTTCCACCTTTGTCTTGGAAGCAGCGACTTGAAATATGCATTGGTTCAGCAAGAGGTCTTCACTACCTTCATACAGGTTCAGCACAAGGAATCATCCATCGTGATATTAAATCAACCAATATTTTGCTTGACCAAAATTATGTGGCAAAGGTGGCTGATTTTGGACTATCACGATCTGGTCCATGTCTCAATGAAACCCATGTAAGTACTGGTGTAAAAGGTAGTTTTGGATATCTTGATCCTGAGTATTTCCGTAGACAGCAACTCACGGATAAGTCAGATGTTTATTCATTTGGGGTTGTACTTTTCGAAGTTCTTTGCGCTAGACCAGCTGTTGATCCATTGCTAGCCAGAGAACAGGTGAATTTAGCTGAATGGGCACTTCAATGGCAGAGGAAAGGCATGCTTGAGCAAATTATTGATCCCCATCTTGTCGGACAGATTAAACCAGACTCCTTGAAGAAATATGGAGAGACAGCGGAGAAATGTCTGGCTGAATATGGTGTTGATAGGCCAACCATGGGTGATGTATTGTGGAATTTGGAACATGTACTTCAACTTCAGGAAGCTGAACCCCATAGAAAAAGGCAAGAACGTGGGAATGATGATTCATCATCCCAACCTCGGACAGCTGGAATTATTCCCGGGGTTCCTTCTAGCAGTATAAGACCGGAGGCATATGATGGTAATGGTGGTTCGGAAATTAATACAAGCCAAGTTTTTTCGCAGTTGATGACAAACGAAGGCAGATAGCTTTAGTTTCATGCTGCATGTTTGCAATCCCTGTGTATAGGCATCTTATTAGTTAAATTCCCATATATTAATACGTCCTCCACAACAAATCATACAAGGCATCAACAAGTTCTACCTTCTTTCAccactatttctttttttttttttttttttttttcttttttcaacttCTACCAAAATTTTCATGTTAAACATATTTCTGACTTTGTAGGCTATTTGCGCAATACCTTTAAATATATTGTAAGATTATCTATTGTTATATTGTATGCCACGGAGTATAGATATTGCAGAAACTGTTCAAGATGTGCTCCTTTCTTACAACAAGCATCAATCAAGCAAAACTCCTAAATTGAGAGGACATTTTTGCATGTTGAATGGAAAATAGTTGAATCATTTCataccaataattttttatcccaTTTGGCTCCAGCATTTATAAACCATAAGAAGAAATGATTCTGAAGCTGTCACCAGTCCTAAAAGAGGAAATTCATTTTAATCTATGAAAAACAGCAAGATGCGGTTTGTATAATTTGGAATTTGTTGTAAGAAAAAGGTAGACAAAAGGCCCCAACAACCCAAAAGGCAGAATTGACATAAATTTTTACAACACGGGAGTAAATCTGAAAATAAAATGATGGTTCGAATTTTAAATGACCAGAGCCAtcaagaaagagagaggaacaaaaaaataaaaataaaaagaagcagcTTTAGTTTCTGAATGAGGGACCTCTGCAAAGGCTGAATTTTACGGCTCGTTCCACGTAATCCACATCAAGCGCAGAGTAATTTGACAAGGTAGGCAGGACTTAAAAAAGTGTCAAATgtgacaaattatataaaattttatggatGTAAATTATATAGTATAGGAGATGCATAGAGGTGATGGTTAATCATGCTAAGCTTGCATGTTTTTCAAGAATGGAAAGCTTGGTATTCTGCATTAGATGGAGGATTCGTGCTCTAAGTTAGATCATTATTCTGATTACGACCAAACTTTTTTTGAaaccacttaaaaaaaaaaattgaaattcagtTTTGATAGGTTATGATTTAAGGGACCTAAGTTCCTTGTCATCCACTAGAGAGGATGTGTTTGCACGATGTCTCTTTTTGCTTCTCTAgctggtttttgtttttatattaaacaaGATGGTTGGTGATTGAGCTTTTGCTGTCCAAAGACTACTCCTTTGCAAGTCACCTCATATTTTTTGGCCTTATATGATAGTCAAAATTGAAGCCAAAATAATCCCAACAAGGTTTATAGATAAAACATACTGATAATGAAATTTTGACATGAAGTTTTAACAATACACAAACACAgctaatatgaaattgaaaatgaaaacagaacaaagagccaaaaataaaatattattgtgcTGCCGACGAAGGATTCTTGACCAGTTTTTGAATCAATGGAAAACAAATAGATTCCATATTTACACGAAACACCAACTTTGATTGTATGGTTTGCAATGAGTTATGGAGGGCCCAAGTTCCagctggaaattttttttcttttgtggtcTAATGGAATACAATTTGGTTTTCTGAAGCAAATTCCAATTTGAATGCAAAGTGGGATAAGACATAGAGAGGACCTAGGACCTCTCTGGACTTTCTCACTCACTCTCTAACCATTCAAAGTGTGGactctttttttattagataatttGCTATTTATCTTTTGTCTTTTTGCATTAGAAAAAAGTGTTGTATAGCACTCACCactatcaatttttaaatataccaATAAATTTGTTTCCCTTTGGAGTTGGAAAAGTATTAATATGCTATTTTCAGAGAAGCAAACGAGaatttaactaaaataaaacagCCATTTCTATAAATGTTTATGGAGTTAGGTTTTCCATTTTAGAATCATGGATTACATCGAGACCCAAATAtggagggggggaaaaaaaaaagaactactatatttttagttttataacccattatttataaacaagaaaaacaatgtTGTAAAAGtgttatgaaatttatttatgctttgTGAACAACCGGACATAATCATAGTGCTTCGCGGAATGGAAAGCTTATCAATATTGTATATACACTCCATGCACTGTCATATCTTAGATTTTAATTAAGGGGTTTGATTCTGCTTTTACTTTTCTATTAAAAAGTGTAATAGACGAGTATTTGACTTTAAAAATACACATACAAGAACTAAGAGGAAATTACTTATTTACCTTTTAATACATTGCAGGGGCATGACCTACTGAGCCACCTAACATAGTCAAActcgctctctttctctctttgcttcctagattttttttttttttcttgtttggtaaaattttctgtctaattaatataaaaaaaaaattgtctaattAATGATTTGTAAAGATTACATtctaatatagaaaatttttaaCATAACTCAGGGATTTGCTTTACCATGTATGTGAtgcaaaaataattgttttgatTTTAGTATTGAAGAACCAAATCAGATCAagtttggataaaaaaaatattaaaaaaaagaagaagatgtaaTTCTTAAACCTTATGGCTTTTTCACTTCCTCATGCTTTCAATTTCATTctcaaacaaaatatatatatatatatatataccaactcGATCATATATTGATGCTGAATTTGATAGAATAATATGTGTATTTTCCATGTGACACCTATACAAATGAAAAAGATAAACGTGGTGTGATGTCTTGTCACGTTTAATTGTTAATGAATCAAAGTATATCCATATCTCATAAAGACCCTTGatcaaattgttttatatttttttaagaagtaCAAAGACTGTGTTTGACTGAAAATTTCAACTGATTAAATCACTGTCAAACATCATACAAAAGAATACAAATTTGTACTCTAAATTAAATTgagaatttataataaacttaaattttattgtgaaatATCCCTTGGCAATTtgcaataaataaaagcataacaaaaataaaattatgcatttagttattattattattttttttaagactttTCATAACTCAGTTATATTCGATATTCTTTTCATAAagaatggatttttattttttatttattttttgtttgttatttagAACAAAACAGGCAttgaatttggaatttgaaatttgaaaattttgtagcTGTACTTTACATAAAtactccctttttttttgtttttttcttcttttgttttttcacttTGAGATTCTATTTTGGCAAGTCCTAGTGGTCGTGGGCCAAACTCTGCCCCATAAAATTAAAACGGTTGTAGGTACTTTTGAAAATGACgtggcattttattttatttttttataattattattaccgCGCAGAAAATTACAAGGGAAGGAATATTTATTGAAGGATAATATAGTAATTTAGGGAGAAAAAGCTGTCGGTGTCTGAACCGTTAATAATTGATTGCGTGACTAAGTGGGGCCTCTTATCCAACTTGGTCTAATCATGATGGTCCAATATCTAGGTTCCGATTGCCGTTATCGCCGTAATTTCCCCCAAACTCCAGGGCCACATTTGtaccaaaaattatattaccctctttttttttctttttcttttttttttccttttttttttccaccaaattacaaattaaaaagaaaaaaaaatatcaaatttacaaCTCCTGTCTGAATCTGAGAAAACCTGACCTGAtcaacctctctctttctctatctctctctctaaattcCAGAACCGGGCCGTTTTGGCAaattttcctttatattaaagaaaaacaattttagcataacgagaagaaattattattattttttttttcgttgaaAAATTGAATCGAAGAGAGcggaaaaagtaaaatatagaaaagtggaAGTAAGAGTAggttggagtttttttttttttttttttttttaatcgaattGAAAGCTTCCATTTTAATCAGGTTAAGATTTTAGGGAGGGGGGAGagggacagagagagagagagagagtgaggggCGAGGGTTAGGGTTcctgattttgaattttgatttttaagattttttttttcttttctttttttgggtgaaaagatGAAGGATGTGATATTGCATATATACGATGTGACGAATAGTGGATCGGAGAAGACCAACAACACCATTGTTAATATCAATAAGATATTCAAGGACGGTATTGGCCTCGGCGGTATCTTCCACAGCGCTGTTCAGGTccgccttctctctctctctctctctctatatatatatatatgtgtgtgtgtgtgtgtgtgtgcgcgcgcttGTAAATCTGTATGTATATGTAATTGCTTTGCTGGTGGCGTTGATTGGTTGGTGTTTAATCACCGAGTGGTATGGATTTTCATGAGGGATCTGTGCTTTTGGTTTCTGTGTAGTCTAAATTGTCGACTTCGGTGAATGTTTATGCATGAATAAACGTGCGTATTGATTGTTGGTAGATTTTTTTTGATGACCTAGGATATTAACTACAGAAGCATATGTTGCATACTAATTACCAAGTATTTAATTTGATTCATGGAGTGTAAGGAATTTGATGGATTGCAGATGGTTGGATACTTCTTTTGGGATATTAAACTTGTGGGATGCTATGTTTTAGATGTGATCTTCTGGGGTTTTAGTTTGGCTATTCTGACAAGCAGGAATGTGTTTGTttatacatttttctttaacttttaCATCATATGATAGagcaagtaaataaaaaagttctATAATGtaatggaattgaaattttacactgtaacttttttttgttgttgatcaagattcttttttttgagTGTAAGTAGGGCTTGTTTCTGTCATTCCTCTCTTTTTTGGAGTGTAGCTAGGGCTTGGTTCTGTCATTCATTGGTAATTAAAATTACCGTATATAAGATTACTACTGTGGCTCTATATCTTGCTTTATCTGCTTGATTTTCTCTTTCCTTAAATTCTTATGAACAAAGTGGCAGTTCATATTTTCTGTTTACCTTTAGAAGAACTTGAAGTTGGTTAGATGtgaatttttcccttttttttatttttattttggttcctTTTTCCTTGCGTGTTTTCCAGTTTATCTTCCATTTTGTATGGATTCTCTTtggtgtttattttttattttacatatgtTGATATCATTGTCTGATTGATTGATATTTGTCCAAAAGATTGGGAGTATATACATGTGCCAGACGAGGATGAACTTCTaatcaaacaatttttattttgatttgccGATCTTTTGTATAATTTCCTTTAAGGCAAGGTTTTGAAGGTAGCAACCATGATCATCTACTTTGAATGAAATTGCCAGTGCTTACGTAACCAAGATGTGAAAGTATAACATAATTGAGACCTAGGAATCCAGAAGCTGAACTTTGATTTTTCTCTGGGGAACCTTCAATTAGAAGTAATGTTCAATCAATCATTCCTTAACCCTTCCCCACTAGATtataggaaagaaaagaaaatgaaatgaaaaatacaaGGATGGGTTGTGTCTCTGGTGATATCCAAagcattatatttttttttttttttggttcagcACAGTGTCACTGGGAAGATATTCATTCTCACAATTCATTTTCTTCTCCTATGAGTGGTGGGTTTGATCTTTTCCTGCTTCTTAGGTAAAATATAGTTTGATGCTATCATTTTCCTGTATGCTTCTGTCCAATTAGATGTTATTTCATTGTTCTATTGTAGATTTTATTTCAACTCTATGAAATATGCtacaaaatattgatttttattttgaaagataTAATGAATGGAAATTCACATATGAGCTAATTCAATTTTTCCTACCATGCATGATAGGtttatggagatgaagaatggTCATTTGGGTTCTGTGAGCAAGGAAGTGGAGTTTTTAGTTGCCCTTCTGGGAAGAATCCAATGTACACCTTTCGTGAATCCATTATTCTTGGTCAAACAAGTTTTTCGATCTCCAAGGTAAATCAAATATTGAGGGAACTAAGCAGAGAGTGGCCTGGAAATTCATATGACCTGCTATCAAAAAATTGCAATCACTTCTGTGATGAGTTCTGTGAAATGCTTAATGTACCAAAGCTTCCAGGTAATGTTATTTGAGATTTACTGTTTATTAACATTTCTCATACTTTACTGATCATATTATGCAACCTGGGTTATTAATAAGAGTTAAGATACAAAGTAACATTGGGCGTGctattatctttatttatttttccttcttgttgGGGGAAAGTTAAGAAGGAAGAATGGCTACTAAAGTTGTTTGGTCTTTG
Proteins encoded:
- the LOC107406521 gene encoding probable receptor-like protein kinase At5g24010 — translated: METRILCFLSLLLLPSLVPFSVSFTPLDNYLINCGSPTDQKFDNRLFLGDSSKNSSVSFSKEGSISLSNQNPPPNSPSIYHTARVFRKDSSYNFNIKKNGTHMVRFHFSPFTAQDFALTSANFSVYVNGFMVLNDFNVRDNIVKEYILKIDKDKLEIIFEPAGGKSGLAFVNAIEVFSAPRDFIVDYGAKLINANGAEEYDNISSQILETIHRINVGGPKLTPFNDTLWRTWIPDEDYLVLKSAAKRASTTHVPNYQNGGASREIAPDNVYMTLQQMNRDSTLATKFNITWKFPVGSGTVRHFVRLHFCDFVSTALGSLYFNVYINGYSAYRDLDLSSITFHVPASPAYFDFVVDSDNSGFVQISVGPSELSSPARINAILNGAEIMKLVNEQTKSAQKEKTIWVLVGSVAGGIIVLCLSTLAILLALRCRKKKPKPRPAESVGWTPLRVYGGSSHSRMSEATAYTSPGPNGYLGLKVPFADILLATNNFDRSLIVGSGGFGMVFKGVLKDNTKVAVKRGMPGSRQGLPEFQTEITVLSKIRHRHLVSLVGYCEEQSEMILVYEYMEKGPLKSHLYGSKFPPLSWKQRLEICIGSARGLHYLHTGSAQGIIHRDIKSTNILLDQNYVAKVADFGLSRSGPCLNETHVSTGVKGSFGYLDPEYFRRQQLTDKSDVYSFGVVLFEVLCARPAVDPLLAREQVNLAEWALQWQRKGMLEQIIDPHLVGQIKPDSLKKYGETAEKCLAEYGVDRPTMGDVLWNLEHVLQLQEAEPHRKRQERGNDDSSSQPRTAGIIPGVPSSSIRPEAYDGNGGSEINTSQVFSQLMTNEGR
- the LOC107407385 gene encoding uncharacterized protein LOC107407385; translated protein: MKDVILHIYDVTNSGSEKTNNTIVNINKIFKDGIGLGGIFHSAVQVYGDEEWSFGFCEQGSGVFSCPSGKNPMYTFRESIILGQTSFSISKVNQILRELSREWPGNSYDLLSKNCNHFCDEFCEMLNVPKLPGWVNRFAHAGDAAMEVAGNTAVKFRQAKTEIISASKVAYRFLLGVTNNVVSSPDSTGNSNRGSPKFQAAWFKNMITSGAKPSSSSEIANQEEDTLRQHRPPADFPLRQNSLSQD